In a genomic window of Thiosocius teredinicola:
- a CDS encoding homoserine dehydrogenase translates to MKPVKVGLLGLGTVGGGTLNVLVRNAVEIARRAGREIVVAHAAAREFNRESLDGIDTVEVTDDAFKVVENPEIDIVVELIGGYSPARELVLKAIENGKHVVTANKALIAMHGDEIFAAAQAKGVTVAFEAAVAGGIPIIKAVREGLAANHIEWIAGIINGTGNFILTEMRDKGRDFADVLAEAQALGYAEADPTFDVEGIDAAHKLTILASLAFGIPLQFDRCYTEGISRIEPQDVTYAEEFGYRIKHLGVTRRTEKGIELRVHPTLIPERRLIANVDGVMNAVLVKGDAVGPTLYYGAGAGSLPTASAVVADVIDVTRTLTTDPENRVPHLAFQPGELSDMSVLSMDDVETAYYLRMTAEDKPGVVAAVAGILGDAGISIEAIKQKQPREGENQVPLVMLTHRVLERQMNEAISKIEALDAISADVIRIRVESLS, encoded by the coding sequence TTGAAACCCGTCAAAGTCGGCCTGTTGGGCCTGGGTACCGTGGGTGGCGGTACGCTCAATGTACTGGTCAGAAACGCGGTTGAGATCGCGCGCCGTGCCGGTCGCGAGATTGTCGTGGCGCACGCAGCGGCGCGTGAGTTCAATCGGGAGTCACTCGATGGCATCGATACCGTCGAGGTCACCGATGATGCCTTCAAGGTGGTCGAGAACCCCGAGATCGACATCGTTGTCGAGTTGATCGGCGGTTACTCACCGGCGCGCGAGCTGGTGCTCAAAGCGATCGAGAACGGCAAGCACGTGGTCACCGCCAACAAGGCGCTGATCGCCATGCACGGCGACGAGATCTTCGCCGCGGCGCAGGCCAAAGGCGTGACCGTCGCGTTCGAGGCGGCGGTTGCCGGCGGTATTCCGATCATCAAGGCGGTGCGTGAAGGCTTGGCGGCGAACCATATCGAATGGATCGCCGGCATCATCAACGGCACCGGCAACTTCATACTGACCGAGATGCGCGACAAGGGTCGCGACTTCGCCGACGTGTTGGCCGAAGCGCAGGCGCTCGGTTATGCCGAGGCGGATCCGACCTTCGACGTCGAAGGTATCGATGCTGCGCACAAGCTGACCATCCTGGCGTCGCTGGCGTTCGGTATCCCGCTGCAGTTCGACCGCTGCTACACCGAAGGTATCAGCCGTATCGAACCGCAGGACGTGACCTATGCCGAAGAGTTCGGTTACCGCATCAAGCATCTCGGCGTCACGCGACGCACGGAGAAGGGCATTGAACTGCGCGTGCATCCCACGCTGATTCCGGAGCGTCGCCTGATCGCCAATGTCGACGGCGTGATGAACGCGGTGCTGGTCAAGGGCGACGCGGTGGGTCCGACGCTGTACTACGGTGCCGGTGCCGGCTCGCTGCCGACCGCTTCGGCGGTCGTGGCCGATGTGATCGACGTCACCCGCACGTTGACCACCGATCCGGAAAATCGTGTGCCGCACCTGGCCTTCCAGCCGGGCGAGTTGTCGGATATGTCGGTGTTGTCGATGGACGATGTCGAGACGGCGTACTACCTGCGCATGACTGCCGAAGATAAGCCGGGCGTGGTTGCGGCGGTTGCCGGGATCCTCGGCGATGCCGGTATCAGCATCGAAGCGATCAAGCAGAAACAGCCGCGCGAAGGTGAAAACCAGGTGCCGCTGGTGATGTTGACGCACCGCGTGCTCGAACGGCAGATGAACGAGGCGATCAGCAAGATCGAGGCACTCGACGCCATCTCTGCCGACGTGATCCGGATTCGCGTCGAAAGCCTTAGCTGA
- a CDS encoding TIGR03013 family XrtA/PEP-CTERM system glycosyltransferase, which produces MMIRLFGHYVSKLYLVLGVVEFLVMFYSLLAGFYMRFSMGDTKVIETPETLSYTAIAYALAMNVSMVSVGLYQRGLPFGAGLLVRLGLSFLIASVAMSVVFYAFPDLVVGRGVMAYTMLFTLVGVLGLRTLFFRVTHSETQSTNVLVVGTGRQAQMIAELEPGQPGFRVVGYVAVNEEEANIPDNRRISHDRRLMEMVLDYEVDEIVVAPDDRRLRLPVDEILDCKMSGTMVLDLLSFFEKETSRIKLDVLHPSWIFFSEGFRLSGLAQSSKRVLDLAVGILIFSLSWPLMLLVAAAIKIESGGRGPILFHQTRVGLNGETFRVHKFRSMRTDAEADGVARWATKNDSRITRVGAFIRKTRLDELPQVFNVLMGEMSLVGPRPERPEFVEQLEKEIPFYSERHRVKPGLTGWAQLCYPYGATIDDARNKLEFDLYYVKNASAFLDLIILLETVEVVLWGKGAH; this is translated from the coding sequence ATGATGATCCGGCTTTTCGGCCACTATGTCTCCAAGCTCTATCTCGTGCTTGGCGTGGTCGAGTTCTTGGTGATGTTCTATTCGCTGCTCGCCGGGTTCTACATGCGGTTCTCGATGGGCGATACGAAGGTTATCGAGACCCCGGAAACCCTGTCGTACACGGCGATCGCCTACGCCTTGGCAATGAACGTCTCGATGGTTTCGGTAGGGCTCTACCAGCGGGGCCTGCCCTTCGGCGCCGGCCTGCTGGTGCGCCTGGGCTTGAGCTTCCTGATCGCAAGCGTGGCGATGAGCGTGGTCTTCTACGCCTTTCCCGACCTGGTCGTCGGGCGCGGCGTCATGGCCTACACGATGCTGTTCACGCTGGTCGGGGTACTCGGCCTGCGCACCCTGTTCTTCCGGGTTACCCATAGCGAGACGCAATCGACCAATGTGCTGGTGGTCGGCACCGGCCGGCAGGCGCAGATGATCGCCGAGCTGGAGCCGGGACAGCCTGGGTTCCGCGTCGTCGGCTACGTCGCGGTCAACGAAGAAGAGGCGAATATTCCCGACAACCGGCGTATCTCGCACGACCGCCGCTTGATGGAAATGGTGCTGGACTACGAGGTCGACGAGATCGTCGTGGCGCCGGACGACCGCCGCCTGCGCCTGCCGGTCGACGAGATTCTCGACTGCAAGATGTCGGGCACCATGGTGCTCGATCTGCTGAGCTTCTTCGAAAAGGAGACCTCGCGGATCAAGCTGGACGTGCTGCACCCGAGCTGGATCTTCTTTTCCGAAGGATTTCGCCTCAGCGGCCTGGCGCAGTCGTCGAAGCGGGTGCTGGATCTTGCGGTCGGCATCCTGATCTTTTCCCTGTCATGGCCGTTGATGCTGCTGGTCGCCGCGGCGATCAAGATCGAGAGTGGGGGGCGCGGCCCGATCCTGTTTCACCAGACGCGCGTCGGCCTGAACGGCGAGACGTTCCGCGTACACAAATTCCGCAGCATGCGCACCGACGCCGAGGCGGACGGTGTGGCGCGCTGGGCGACCAAGAACGACAGCCGGATCACGCGCGTCGGCGCCTTCATTAGAAAGACGCGCCTGGACGAACTCCCGCAGGTGTTCAACGTGCTGATGGGCGAGATGAGCCTGGTGGGCCCGCGTCCTGAGCGGCCGGAGTTCGTCGAGCAACTGGAGAAGGAGATTCCATTCTATAGCGAGCGGCACCGGGTCAAGCCGGGGCTGACCGGCTGGGCGCAGCTGTGTTACCCCTATGGCGCCACAATCGATGATGCGCGCAACAAGCTGGAGTTCGACCTGTACTACGTCAAGAATGCCAGCGCCTTTTTGGACCTGATCATTCTGCTCGAGACGGTCGAGGTGGTGTTGTGGGGCAAGGGCGCGCACTAG
- a CDS encoding NAD-dependent epimerase: MRVLITGSAGFIGSTLALRLLERGDEVIGVDCLDPYYDVTLKEARLARTLAYDGYTEVRARIEDREAMADAFAKYQPQRVVNLAAQAGVRYSIENPYAYIDSNLVGFGNILQGCRTHNIEHLVYASSSSVYGSNTNMPFSVHDNVDHPVSLYAATKKANELMAHTYSHLYNLPTTGLRFFTVYGPWGRPDMALFMFTKNILAGKSIPVFNYGKHRRDFTYIDDIVEGVIRVLDQPAQPNPDWNGDEPDSGTSRAPYRLYNIGNNSPVELMHYIETLENCLGKKAEKELLPLQPGDVPDTYANVDDLVNDLGYKPATSVEEGVANFVKWYREYYNV; the protein is encoded by the coding sequence ATGCGAGTTTTGATTACCGGTAGTGCAGGCTTCATTGGATCGACCCTTGCCCTGCGCCTGCTCGAACGCGGTGACGAGGTCATCGGCGTCGATTGTCTCGACCCGTACTACGACGTAACGCTCAAAGAAGCGCGCTTGGCGCGCACGCTGGCCTACGACGGCTACACCGAGGTACGTGCACGCATCGAAGACCGTGAGGCCATGGCCGACGCCTTCGCCAAGTACCAGCCGCAGCGCGTGGTCAACCTCGCCGCCCAGGCGGGCGTGCGTTACTCGATCGAAAACCCTTACGCCTATATCGACAGCAACCTGGTGGGCTTCGGCAACATCCTGCAAGGCTGCCGCACCCACAACATCGAGCACCTGGTGTACGCATCCTCCAGCTCGGTGTATGGCTCGAACACCAATATGCCGTTCTCGGTGCACGACAATGTCGATCACCCGGTCAGCCTGTATGCGGCGACCAAGAAGGCCAATGAGCTGATGGCGCACACCTACAGCCACCTGTACAACCTGCCGACGACCGGCCTGCGCTTCTTCACCGTCTACGGCCCCTGGGGTCGTCCGGACATGGCGCTGTTCATGTTCACCAAGAACATCCTGGCGGGTAAATCGATCCCGGTGTTCAACTACGGCAAACACCGTCGCGACTTCACCTATATCGATGACATCGTCGAAGGCGTGATCCGCGTGCTCGATCAGCCGGCACAGCCGAACCCGGATTGGAACGGCGACGAACCCGACTCCGGCACCAGCCGCGCGCCCTACCGCCTGTACAACATCGGCAACAACAGCCCGGTCGAGCTGATGCACTACATCGAAACGCTGGAAAACTGCCTCGGCAAGAAGGCGGAGAAGGAACTGCTGCCGCTGCAGCCGGGCGACGTACCGGATACCTATGCCAACGTCGACGACCTGGTGAACGACCTGGGCTACAAGCCGGCGACCAGTGTCGAAGAAGGCGTGGCCAACTTCGTCAAATGGTATCGCGAGTACTACAACGTCTGA
- the thrC gene encoding threonine synthase, which translates to MNFIETRGNDGKRSSSVSFSQAILSPMSSFGGIYVPEYLPQLGESFLRSHLSSDYKTLARAVLDAYELDIDAEVIDAALSLYDGFDDPAQPVPVVRVRDDLFVTELYHGPTRAFKDMALQPFGVVLSSLAQARNEQYLILAATSGDTGPATLETFKDRANVRVACLYPDGGTSDVQRLQMVTEDAANLKVIGIHGNFDDAQTALKTLLSSDAFRGTLRERHIHLSAANSVNFGRIIFQQIYHIHSYLELVRQGAVTLGDKVYLNVPSGNFGNALGGYYAMKMGLPVEKILISSNSNNVLTDLIRTGVYDLRDRAVIATSSPAMDILKSSNIERILFDLFGAQRTRELMADLDQKRIYRLKGDELAALQAVFAADYADDSEVETSIRDTFRDTGYLMDPHTATCFKAHASCREKPLPGIVYSTAEWTKFSPTIAHALTGEVDSHDIDALKSIAATANTPIPPMIEALFDKPVVQDTVIDKDDIEREVLAFL; encoded by the coding sequence ATGAATTTCATCGAAACCCGAGGCAACGACGGCAAGCGGTCGTCGTCGGTCAGCTTCTCCCAGGCCATTCTCAGCCCGATGTCGTCGTTCGGCGGCATTTACGTCCCTGAATACCTGCCACAGCTCGGTGAATCGTTCCTTCGATCGCATCTGTCCAGCGACTACAAGACGCTGGCGCGCGCCGTGCTCGATGCCTATGAACTGGATATCGACGCCGAGGTCATCGATGCGGCGCTGAGCCTCTACGACGGTTTCGACGACCCGGCCCAACCTGTTCCAGTGGTGCGGGTGCGCGACGATCTGTTTGTCACCGAGCTTTACCACGGCCCGACACGGGCATTCAAAGACATGGCGCTGCAGCCGTTCGGCGTGGTGCTGTCGAGCCTGGCGCAGGCACGCAATGAGCAGTACCTGATCCTCGCGGCAACCAGCGGCGATACCGGTCCGGCAACGCTGGAGACCTTTAAAGATCGCGCCAACGTGAGGGTCGCCTGCCTGTATCCGGATGGCGGCACCTCGGATGTGCAGCGCCTGCAGATGGTGACAGAAGATGCCGCCAACCTGAAGGTGATCGGCATCCACGGCAACTTCGACGACGCACAAACGGCGCTAAAGACCTTGCTGTCGTCGGATGCGTTTCGCGGCACCTTGCGCGAACGCCATATCCATTTGTCGGCGGCGAACTCAGTCAATTTCGGCCGCATCATCTTTCAGCAGATCTACCACATCCACAGCTACCTTGAGCTGGTGCGCCAGGGCGCGGTCACGCTGGGCGACAAGGTCTACCTGAATGTGCCGAGCGGCAACTTCGGCAACGCACTCGGCGGCTATTACGCGATGAAGATGGGCCTGCCGGTCGAGAAGATCCTGATCTCGTCGAACAGCAACAACGTGCTGACCGACTTGATCCGTACCGGCGTCTACGATCTGCGCGATCGGGCGGTGATCGCCACCAGCTCACCGGCGATGGATATTCTCAAGTCGTCGAACATCGAGCGCATTCTCTTTGACCTGTTCGGCGCGCAGCGTACCCGCGAGTTGATGGCGGACTTGGATCAGAAGCGCATATACCGTTTGAAGGGCGATGAGTTGGCCGCGTTGCAGGCCGTGTTCGCCGCCGACTATGCCGATGATAGCGAGGTCGAAACCTCTATCCGCGACACCTTCCGCGACACCGGCTACCTGATGGATCCACATACCGCGACATGCTTCAAGGCGCATGCAAGCTGTCGTGAAAAACCATTACCTGGCATCGTCTATTCGACGGCGGAATGGACCAAGTTTTCGCCGACCATCGCGCATGCGCTGACCGGTGAGGTCGACAGCCACGATATCGATGCGTTGAAGTCGATCGCCGCCACCGCCAATACACCGATCCCGCCGATGATCGAGGCGTTGTTCGACAAGCCCGTGGTGCAGGATACGGTGATCGACAAGGACGACATCGAGCGCGAAGTGCTCGCCTTTCTCTGA
- the alaC gene encoding alanine transaminase, which produces MEDFRRIKRLPPYVFAIVNELKAEARARGEDIIDFGMGNPDQPTPKHIVDKLVEAAQRNDTHRYSVSRGIPRLRRAICNWYKSEFDVNLDPDSQAIVTIGSKEGLAHLALACMGPGDSVLVPNPAYPIHPYGFIIAGADVRHVPMTPEHDFFEELHKAIEESWPRPKMLVVNFPGNPTTQCVDLEFFERIIEVAKANNIWVIHDLAYAAISFDGYKAPSILQVPGAEDIAVEFYSMSKTYNMPGWRVGFMVGNKTLVAALAKIKSYLDYGMFTPIQVAAIAALEGPQDCVDEIRMMYQRRRDVLCDGLNAMGWDVVKPKATMFVWAPIPQPYRQMGSLEFSKKLLREARVAVSPGVGFGSYGDDHVRFGLIENEHRTRQALRGIKDMFRRDGVLKAAS; this is translated from the coding sequence ATGGAAGATTTTCGCAGAATCAAGCGCTTGCCGCCTTACGTGTTCGCCATCGTGAACGAGTTGAAGGCCGAAGCGCGAGCGCGCGGGGAAGACATTATCGATTTCGGTATGGGAAACCCAGACCAGCCGACGCCGAAACACATCGTCGACAAACTGGTCGAGGCCGCGCAACGCAACGATACCCATCGCTACTCGGTGTCGCGCGGCATCCCGCGCCTGCGGCGTGCGATCTGCAACTGGTACAAGTCGGAGTTCGACGTCAACCTGGATCCTGATTCGCAGGCGATCGTAACGATCGGTTCGAAAGAGGGACTGGCGCACCTGGCGCTTGCCTGCATGGGGCCGGGCGATTCGGTACTGGTGCCCAATCCGGCCTATCCGATTCACCCTTACGGCTTCATCATCGCCGGCGCCGATGTGCGCCATGTGCCGATGACGCCCGAGCACGATTTCTTCGAGGAGCTGCACAAGGCGATCGAGGAGTCGTGGCCGCGTCCGAAGATGCTGGTAGTGAACTTTCCCGGTAATCCGACCACGCAGTGCGTCGACCTCGAGTTCTTCGAACGCATCATCGAGGTCGCCAAGGCCAACAACATCTGGGTCATCCACGACCTGGCCTATGCCGCGATCTCGTTCGATGGCTACAAGGCGCCGTCGATCCTGCAGGTGCCGGGTGCAGAGGATATCGCTGTCGAGTTCTACTCGATGTCGAAGACCTACAACATGCCCGGCTGGCGTGTCGGTTTCATGGTCGGTAACAAAACCCTGGTAGCGGCGTTGGCGAAAATAAAGTCGTATCTCGATTACGGCATGTTTACGCCGATCCAGGTCGCGGCCATCGCGGCGCTCGAAGGACCGCAGGATTGCGTCGATGAGATACGCATGATGTATCAGCGTCGCCGCGATGTGTTGTGCGACGGTCTCAACGCCATGGGTTGGGACGTGGTCAAACCGAAGGCGACGATGTTCGTCTGGGCGCCGATCCCGCAACCGTACCGGCAGATGGGATCGCTGGAGTTCTCGAAAAAGCTGTTGCGTGAAGCCAGGGTGGCGGTATCGCCGGGCGTCGGATTCGGCTCCTACGGCGATGACCACGTGCGCTTCGGCCTGATCGAGAATGAGCACCGCACGCGTCAGGCGTTGCGCGGTATCAAAGACATGTTTCGCCGGGATGGCGTGCTGAAAGCGGCGAGTTGA
- the tviB gene encoding Vi polysaccharide biosynthesis UDP-N-acetylglucosamine C-6 dehydrogenase TviB, which translates to MNVKEAKIAVIGLGYVGLPLAVEFAKKFPVVGYDISVPRITELRQGKDSSLEVEPEELASVSMAFTEQVDDIRDCNVFIITVPTPIDDYKSPDLRPLISASRDVGKVIGKGDVVIYESTVYPGATEEDCIPVIEQASGLTFNQDFFAGYSPERINPGDKEHRVTTIKKVTSGSTPEIADFVDELYASIITAGTHKASSIKVAEAAKVIENTQRDVNIALVNELSLIFGKLGIDTEEVLKAAGTKWNFLPFRPGLVGGHCIGVDPYYLTHKAQAIGYHPAMILAGRRINDGMGSHVAGRVVKLMLQRGLTVKGGRALIMGLTFKENCPDLRNTRVTDIIDELQSYGMQVDVWDPWVSSEEAQHEYGITPVAQPDSGAYNAIVLAVAHRQFADMGADDIRALGAENAVLFDVKYLFPAADTDGRL; encoded by the coding sequence ATGAATGTCAAAGAAGCAAAAATCGCCGTCATCGGACTGGGCTACGTCGGCCTGCCGCTGGCGGTTGAATTCGCTAAGAAATTTCCAGTGGTGGGGTACGATATCAGTGTTCCGCGTATTACTGAACTGCGACAGGGAAAAGACAGCTCGCTCGAAGTCGAGCCCGAAGAACTGGCCTCGGTGTCGATGGCCTTCACCGAGCAAGTCGACGACATTCGCGACTGCAATGTTTTTATCATTACGGTCCCTACCCCGATCGACGACTACAAGAGCCCCGACCTTCGCCCCTTGATATCGGCCAGTCGCGACGTCGGTAAAGTCATCGGCAAGGGCGATGTCGTGATTTACGAATCCACCGTCTACCCCGGCGCCACCGAAGAAGACTGCATACCGGTCATCGAGCAGGCATCCGGATTGACGTTCAACCAGGATTTTTTTGCCGGCTACAGTCCCGAACGCATCAACCCGGGCGATAAGGAACACCGCGTCACCACCATTAAAAAGGTAACCTCGGGCTCGACGCCGGAGATCGCCGATTTCGTCGACGAGTTGTACGCCAGCATCATCACCGCCGGCACGCACAAGGCGAGCAGCATCAAGGTCGCCGAGGCGGCAAAGGTTATCGAGAACACCCAGCGCGACGTCAACATCGCGTTAGTGAATGAACTTTCACTTATCTTCGGCAAGCTCGGTATCGATACCGAAGAGGTGTTGAAGGCGGCCGGCACCAAGTGGAATTTCCTGCCGTTCCGTCCCGGGCTGGTCGGCGGCCACTGTATCGGTGTCGACCCCTATTACCTGACACACAAGGCGCAGGCGATCGGCTATCACCCGGCGATGATCCTCGCCGGCCGGCGCATCAACGACGGCATGGGCTCGCATGTGGCCGGTCGCGTGGTCAAGCTGATGCTGCAGCGCGGCCTCACGGTCAAAGGCGGGCGCGCACTGATCATGGGCCTGACGTTCAAGGAGAACTGCCCCGACCTGCGCAACACCCGGGTCACCGATATCATCGACGAACTGCAGAGCTACGGCATGCAGGTCGATGTCTGGGATCCATGGGTCAGCAGCGAAGAAGCGCAGCACGAGTACGGCATCACGCCCGTCGCCCAGCCGGATAGCGGTGCCTACAATGCGATCGTACTGGCTGTTGCACATCGTCAGTTCGCCGATATGGGCGCCGACGATATCCGCGCCCTCGGTGCCGAGAATGCGGTGTTGTTCGATGTGAAATACCTCTTCCCTGCCGCAGACACCGACGGCCGACTGTAA
- the prsK gene encoding XrtA/PEP-CTERM system histidine kinase PrsK, translating into MINQLSFYGYGLAGIAFFLLFLLLLTGWRARFQGSQLMLAVAGSALWSLGAASHAHFEIPALDLVWASEVVRNLLWIFFLLHLLKPFASGNAIYMRMLSYVRLGCLVLGFLMLVMLVDISQLLSYLEPTAIKRDFSLIGQLLLVVLGLALVEQLFRNTPVEQRWGIKYLCFGLGAVFVFDFYLYTDALLFGRLDASIWSARGYVNAMVIPMIGITAARNPEWNLPVFMSRRMVLHSTTLFSAGLYMLLMGLAGYYIKLYGGEWGGVLQIAFLFGAIIVLVALLFSGQFRARTKVFFNKHFFSYRYDYREEWLRVIGLLAGKSVEMPLSERVIWALAEIVESSGGVLWLRNEKGEYRYKARFNAPIEGEPSFDASEPMAPFMETQRWVINLDEYRTDPDVYGDLILPDWILDDPETWLVVPLIHDERLLGFVMLLQPRAPQSINWENLDLLKTVGMQAASYLALNQAAEALAEARQFEGFNRLSAFVMHDLKNLIAQLSLVAKNAAKHKHNPEFVDDAIRTIENAVNKMNRLMVQLKSADVTGENRTINLVDELRDVVAAKSSGKPAPSFHTEVDVAYVSAEPDRLSSVFGHVVQNAQDATPPDGRIDLGLRINDDQAIVEVRDTGSGMDEDFIKTRLFRPFDSTKGLTGMGIGAYECREVISALGGQIDVESMPGRGTTFRIMLPLAEQPVG; encoded by the coding sequence ATGATCAATCAGCTCTCGTTCTACGGTTACGGGCTGGCGGGGATCGCCTTCTTCCTACTGTTCCTGTTGTTGTTGACCGGCTGGCGGGCGCGCTTCCAGGGCTCGCAACTGATGCTCGCAGTGGCCGGTTCGGCGTTGTGGAGCCTGGGTGCGGCCAGTCACGCGCATTTCGAGATACCGGCGCTCGACCTGGTGTGGGCCAGCGAGGTCGTGCGCAACCTGCTGTGGATCTTCTTCCTGCTCCACCTGTTGAAGCCCTTTGCCAGCGGCAACGCGATCTACATGCGCATGCTCAGTTATGTGCGGCTCGGTTGCCTGGTGCTCGGTTTCCTGATGCTGGTGATGCTGGTGGATATCTCGCAACTGCTGTCGTATCTCGAACCGACCGCGATCAAGCGCGACTTTTCGCTGATCGGTCAGTTGCTGCTGGTGGTGTTGGGCCTGGCCCTGGTCGAACAGTTGTTCCGCAACACGCCGGTAGAGCAACGCTGGGGTATCAAGTACCTGTGTTTCGGTCTCGGCGCCGTTTTCGTCTTCGATTTCTACCTGTATACCGATGCCTTGTTGTTCGGACGCCTCGACGCCTCGATCTGGTCGGCACGCGGCTATGTCAACGCGATGGTCATTCCGATGATCGGCATCACTGCGGCCCGCAATCCCGAATGGAACCTGCCGGTGTTCATGTCGCGCCGCATGGTGCTGCACTCGACCACGCTGTTCAGCGCCGGCCTGTACATGTTGTTGATGGGACTGGCCGGTTACTACATCAAGCTGTACGGCGGGGAATGGGGCGGCGTATTGCAGATCGCCTTCCTGTTCGGCGCGATCATCGTGCTCGTGGCGTTGCTGTTTTCAGGCCAGTTTCGCGCCCGCACCAAGGTTTTCTTCAACAAGCACTTTTTCAGTTATCGCTACGACTATCGCGAAGAGTGGCTGCGTGTAATCGGTCTGCTCGCGGGCAAGAGCGTCGAGATGCCGCTGAGCGAACGCGTGATCTGGGCCCTGGCCGAGATCGTCGAGAGTTCCGGCGGCGTGCTGTGGTTGCGCAACGAGAAAGGTGAGTACCGTTATAAGGCACGGTTCAATGCACCGATCGAAGGCGAACCCTCGTTTGACGCCAGCGAACCCATGGCGCCGTTCATGGAGACGCAGCGCTGGGTGATCAACCTCGACGAATATCGTACCGACCCGGATGTATACGGCGACTTGATCTTGCCCGACTGGATCCTCGACGATCCCGAAACCTGGCTGGTCGTGCCCCTGATTCACGACGAACGTCTACTCGGCTTCGTCATGCTGCTTCAGCCGCGTGCACCTCAGTCGATAAACTGGGAGAACCTCGATCTGCTCAAGACGGTCGGCATGCAGGCAGCGAGCTACCTGGCGCTAAATCAGGCGGCCGAAGCGCTCGCCGAAGCGCGCCAGTTCGAGGGCTTCAATCGACTTTCGGCGTTCGTCATGCACGATTTGAAGAACCTGATCGCGCAGTTGTCGTTGGTCGCGAAGAACGCGGCGAAGCACAAACACAATCCGGAATTCGTCGACGATGCGATCCGGACGATCGAAAACGCGGTCAACAAGATGAACCGCCTGATGGTGCAGTTGAAGAGCGCGGATGTGACCGGCGAGAACCGCACCATCAACCTGGTGGATGAATTGCGCGACGTAGTAGCAGCGAAATCGAGTGGAAAACCAGCGCCCAGCTTTCATACCGAGGTCGACGTGGCTTACGTCTCCGCGGAACCCGATCGTTTGTCGTCGGTCTTCGGCCACGTCGTGCAGAACGCCCAGGATGCCACGCCGCCGGATGGCCGCATTGACCTCGGGCTGCGCATCAATGACGACCAAGCTATAGTGGAGGTTCGCGATACGGGCAGCGGCATGGATGAAGATTTCATCAAGACCCGCCTGTTCCGGCCGTTTGATTCCACCAAAGGTTTGACGGGCATGGGCATCGGTGCCTACGAGTGTCGCGAGGTTATCTCGGCGCTCGGCGGGCAGATCGATGTCGAAAGCATGCCGGGAAGAGGGACAACATTCCGCATCATGCTGCCGCTCGCCGAGCAGCCGGTCGGATAG
- a CDS encoding Mth938-like domain-containing protein: protein MKMALDGAANTNVVKSYRPGEVQIRQQRYKRSLIVLPNEIVDDWPADDASRLCAADLRPIADRQPEVLILGTGDIQVFPDPGIFVTLIDLQIGFEVMDNAAACRTFNILLAEQRRVALALLFPPIDN from the coding sequence ATGAAGATGGCCCTCGACGGCGCCGCCAACACCAACGTCGTCAAATCGTACCGCCCGGGCGAGGTTCAGATCCGCCAGCAGCGGTACAAGCGCAGCCTGATCGTGCTGCCGAACGAGATCGTCGACGATTGGCCGGCCGACGACGCGAGCCGTTTGTGCGCAGCCGACCTGCGACCGATCGCCGACCGGCAACCCGAGGTGCTGATCCTGGGAACCGGTGACATCCAGGTGTTTCCCGACCCGGGAATATTCGTCACGCTGATCGATCTGCAGATCGGCTTCGAGGTGATGGACAACGCGGCCGCCTGCCGCACCTTCAACATCCTGCTCGCGGAACAACGCCGCGTCGCCCTCGCCCTGCTGTTTCCCCCAATCGACAACTGA